From one Tsukamurella tyrosinosolvens genomic stretch:
- the cysS gene encoding cysteine--tRNA ligase, producing MTLRLYDSLTREVRDFVPLVDGKAGIYLCGATVQGVPHIGHIRSGVAFDVLRRWLIAKGLDVAFVRNVTDIDDKILRKAAEAGRPWWEWAATHEREFTRAYDALGVLPPSAEPRATGFITQMVDYMERMIERGHAYAAAGDVYFSVRSLQTYGELSRQKVDDVQQGETLAEGKRDPLDFTLWKAAKPGEPSWPSPWGDGRPGWHLECSAMATSYLGAQFDIHCGGRDLVFPHHENEIAQAHGAGDAFANYWLHNGWVTMSGEKMSKSLGNVVAIPNLLRQYRAVELRHYLGSAHYRTLQEYSAGALSEAATAYGRIESFVQRTVERAGYVPAGDWTVAFASAMDDDLNVPAALAEVHGAVRAGNAALESGDLDEARRLAGAVRAMTSILGVDPLDPHWVTENAGDGQAMDALGVLVQAELERRAAARAEKNWAEADASRDRLHAAGIEVTDGADGSAWTLKKPRPPDQPAGLRTQLGPRQ from the coding sequence ATGACGCTGCGCCTTTACGACTCCCTGACCCGCGAGGTCCGTGACTTCGTGCCCCTCGTGGACGGCAAGGCGGGCATCTACCTCTGCGGCGCGACGGTCCAGGGCGTCCCCCACATCGGCCACATCCGCAGCGGCGTGGCCTTCGACGTGCTGCGTCGCTGGCTGATCGCGAAGGGCCTCGACGTGGCCTTCGTGCGCAACGTGACCGACATCGACGACAAGATCCTGCGCAAGGCGGCCGAGGCGGGCCGCCCCTGGTGGGAGTGGGCCGCGACGCACGAGCGCGAGTTCACCCGCGCCTACGACGCCCTCGGCGTGCTGCCCCCGTCGGCCGAGCCGCGCGCGACCGGCTTCATCACCCAGATGGTCGACTACATGGAGCGGATGATCGAGCGCGGCCACGCCTACGCGGCCGCCGGCGACGTCTACTTCTCCGTCCGGAGCCTGCAGACCTACGGCGAGCTGAGCCGCCAGAAGGTCGACGACGTGCAGCAGGGCGAGACGCTGGCCGAGGGCAAGCGCGATCCCCTGGACTTCACGCTGTGGAAGGCCGCGAAGCCCGGCGAGCCGAGCTGGCCCTCGCCGTGGGGCGACGGCCGCCCCGGCTGGCACCTCGAGTGCTCCGCGATGGCGACGAGCTACCTCGGCGCGCAGTTCGACATCCACTGCGGCGGCAGAGACCTCGTCTTCCCGCACCACGAGAACGAGATCGCCCAGGCCCACGGCGCCGGCGACGCCTTCGCGAACTACTGGCTGCACAACGGCTGGGTCACCATGTCGGGCGAGAAGATGAGCAAGTCGCTCGGCAACGTCGTCGCGATCCCGAACCTGCTCAGGCAGTACCGCGCCGTCGAGCTGCGCCACTACCTCGGCTCGGCGCACTACCGGACGCTGCAGGAGTACTCCGCGGGCGCGCTGAGCGAGGCTGCGACTGCCTACGGCCGGATCGAGTCCTTCGTGCAGCGCACCGTCGAACGGGCAGGTTATGTTCCCGCCGGGGACTGGACCGTCGCTTTCGCGTCGGCGATGGACGACGACCTCAACGTGCCGGCTGCGCTTGCCGAGGTGCACGGCGCCGTGCGCGCAGGGAACGCGGCGCTCGAGTCGGGGGACCTCGACGAGGCGCGGCGCCTGGCCGGCGCGGTGCGGGCCATGACGTCGATCCTCGGCGTCGACCCGCTGGACCCGCACTGGGTCACGGAGAACGCCGGCGACGGCCAGGCCATGGACGCCCTCGGCGTGCTGGTCCAGGCCGAGCTCGAGCGGCGCGCCGCCGCACGGGCGGAGAAGAACTGGGCGGAGGCCGACGCCTCGCGCGACCGGCTGCACGCCGCGGGCATCGAGGTCACCGACGGTGCCGACGGCTCGGCATGGACACTCAAGAAGCCCAGGCCGCCGGATCAGCCCGCGGGCCTCCGAACGCAGTTGGGTCCGCGTCAATGA
- a CDS encoding RNA ligase — protein MRKMFVMRGAPGAGKTHYLQANGFSPYAVGFDQARELLSGPHQTLDDGVLGTSRAISDNAEKRAVEFITAAVRNRCSLGETVFIDATTSTGGQLKRWLRLADEYDYELIVVDLQGDLDDDELLARNARRPEIDRVSPDVVVKIANRVRSSRSNESAGVRAIAPESVPTELVVPTLDFRGFDRVLVIGDVQGCGTVLGTLIEQVDPGERDAVVFVGDLFDRGVENALVYRTVQRLEERTNVRKISGNHCRHLIECIKHTAPGRYGQTRESIRQMVEDGILAGDLLALYRSMVPFITARFADDAELWISHGGVVGLDAYRVEPSPDLPMGGYRAGLISDRFFEYGASARNQVYNAAGDYSTNIDDVFADRYAGEGLLAFHGHRATPAGAGAGISFGLESSVEFDGGVLSAALVTRGSDGTAVEVIELPNPVTCGPKQERRSEQRKRAKTTNRELLEQLRGSDLVKEKVIEEGLSSFNFTRDAFYQQEWNELTTKARGLFLNTEDGAVVGRGYAKFFNVGERPDTALDAVLARFGDGGDVAIEHKLNGFLGLTFVHDGTLRAYSKSGPSLFADEFECLLTAHLEDRLVEFTEALGKARVTLTFEALSPRDPHIVDDGTGVVLLHAIARTVDRTLLLDDVADRFAGQFGFRRPETRVVSGRDAVAAAIEAASNATTEGIVLRHLPTGEMVKVKAQSYAAWKAVRPKLTQLAVGKRDIAEVRGSRAPRFVAATAVFDEARRQGVQLADLMVEAVHSATLDMPRLRTLVGDLPEVLSLSPVTEDETA, from the coding sequence ATGAGGAAGATGTTCGTGATGCGGGGCGCACCCGGCGCAGGCAAGACCCACTACCTGCAGGCGAACGGGTTCAGCCCGTACGCCGTCGGTTTCGACCAGGCGCGCGAACTTCTCTCCGGACCGCACCAGACCCTCGACGACGGTGTCCTGGGAACCAGCCGCGCGATCAGCGACAACGCGGAGAAGCGAGCCGTCGAGTTCATCACCGCCGCTGTACGGAATCGATGCAGCCTGGGGGAGACCGTCTTCATCGACGCGACCACCTCCACCGGCGGACAGCTCAAGCGCTGGCTGCGCCTTGCCGACGAATACGACTACGAACTCATCGTCGTCGACTTGCAGGGAGACCTCGACGACGACGAGCTGCTGGCGCGCAACGCCAGGAGGCCGGAAATCGATCGCGTCAGCCCCGATGTCGTCGTGAAGATCGCGAACAGGGTCCGTTCGTCGCGCTCGAACGAGTCCGCAGGTGTACGCGCGATCGCTCCGGAGTCGGTTCCCACCGAACTGGTCGTGCCCACCCTCGACTTCCGCGGCTTCGACCGCGTCCTGGTGATCGGCGATGTCCAGGGCTGCGGCACCGTGCTCGGCACGCTGATCGAGCAGGTAGACCCCGGCGAGCGTGACGCAGTGGTGTTCGTCGGCGACTTGTTCGACCGCGGAGTGGAGAACGCCCTCGTGTACCGGACCGTGCAGCGGCTGGAGGAGCGCACCAACGTGCGCAAGATCTCCGGCAACCACTGCCGCCACCTGATCGAGTGCATCAAGCACACCGCCCCGGGACGGTACGGCCAGACCCGCGAGTCCATCCGGCAGATGGTCGAGGACGGCATCCTGGCCGGTGACCTCCTGGCGCTGTACCGATCGATGGTGCCGTTCATCACCGCCCGGTTCGCCGACGACGCCGAGCTGTGGATCAGCCATGGTGGCGTGGTCGGCCTCGACGCCTACCGCGTCGAGCCGTCGCCGGATCTTCCCATGGGCGGATACCGCGCGGGACTGATCTCGGACCGCTTCTTCGAGTACGGCGCCAGCGCGCGCAACCAGGTCTACAACGCGGCCGGCGACTACTCCACGAACATCGACGATGTCTTCGCCGACCGGTACGCCGGTGAGGGCCTGCTGGCCTTCCATGGGCACCGGGCCACCCCTGCCGGCGCAGGCGCAGGCATCTCCTTCGGCCTGGAGTCGTCGGTGGAGTTCGACGGCGGCGTGCTCTCCGCTGCGCTCGTCACGCGCGGGTCCGACGGCACGGCGGTCGAAGTGATCGAGCTTCCGAACCCCGTCACCTGCGGGCCGAAGCAGGAACGTCGGTCGGAGCAGCGCAAGCGCGCGAAGACCACCAACCGGGAGCTCCTCGAGCAGCTTCGGGGTTCGGACCTGGTCAAGGAGAAGGTGATCGAGGAGGGGCTGTCCTCGTTCAACTTCACTCGCGACGCCTTCTACCAGCAGGAATGGAACGAGCTGACCACCAAGGCGCGCGGGCTGTTCCTCAACACCGAGGACGGAGCTGTGGTCGGCCGCGGCTACGCGAAGTTCTTCAATGTCGGCGAGCGCCCCGACACCGCGCTCGACGCCGTCCTGGCGCGGTTCGGCGACGGTGGAGACGTCGCGATCGAGCACAAGCTCAACGGGTTCCTCGGTCTCACCTTCGTGCACGACGGCACGCTGCGCGCCTACTCGAAGTCGGGGCCGTCGCTGTTCGCCGACGAGTTCGAGTGTCTGCTCACTGCACACCTCGAGGACCGGCTCGTTGAGTTCACCGAGGCGCTCGGCAAGGCTCGGGTGACGCTCACCTTCGAGGCGCTCTCGCCGCGTGACCCGCACATCGTCGACGACGGCACCGGCGTGGTGCTCCTGCACGCAATCGCCCGCACCGTCGACCGCACCCTGCTGCTGGACGACGTCGCCGATCGGTTCGCCGGCCAGTTCGGCTTCCGCCGGCCGGAGACGCGCGTGGTGTCCGGTCGCGACGCTGTGGCGGCAGCGATCGAGGCGGCGTCGAACGCGACTACCGAGGGCATCGTGCTGCGGCACCTGCCCACCGGCGAGATGGTGAAGGTGAAGGCGCAGTCCTACGCCGCCTGGAAGGCGGTGCGCCCGAAGCTGACACAGCTCGCGGTCGGCAAGCGCGACATCGCCGAGGTGCGCGGTTCGCGGGCCCCGCGGTTCGTCGCTGCCACCGCCGTGTTCGACGAGGCTCGGCGCCAGGGCGTTCAGCTGGCCGACTTGATGGTCGAAGCGGTGCACAGCGCGACGCTGGACATGCCTCGGCTGCGGACACTGGTCGGCGACCTGCCGGAGGTGCTGAGCCTGAGCCCGGTCACGGAAGACGAGACGGCATGA
- a CDS encoding SdpI family protein, which translates to MFVLVVILALAAVAAVIVGGAGLAGRLPENGFVGVRTEQTLSDPLLWRTANRVAGPSLVAAGVIFGVAALIGPAMDAPWSFVAVSVAVIAGVLLAGFGALQGARAASIQARLQMPDATCCSADEPGGQCGDSAPSDDPAADCGVTGGCGACALKGMCDHEAHPA; encoded by the coding sequence GTGTTCGTGCTGGTTGTGATCCTCGCCCTGGCCGCCGTGGCGGCTGTCATCGTGGGTGGCGCCGGGCTCGCCGGCCGCCTCCCGGAGAACGGCTTCGTGGGGGTCCGCACCGAACAGACCCTGTCCGACCCGCTGCTCTGGCGCACCGCCAACCGCGTCGCCGGGCCGAGCCTGGTGGCCGCGGGCGTCATCTTCGGTGTCGCCGCGCTGATCGGTCCCGCAATGGACGCACCCTGGTCGTTCGTCGCCGTCAGCGTCGCCGTGATCGCGGGCGTGCTCCTGGCCGGCTTCGGCGCGCTGCAGGGTGCCCGGGCGGCGTCGATCCAGGCGCGGCTGCAGATGCCCGACGCCACCTGCTGCAGCGCGGACGAGCCGGGCGGGCAGTGCGGGGACAGCGCACCGTCGGACGACCCCGCGGCGGATTGCGGTGTGACCGGCGGCTGTGGCGCGTGCGCCCTCAAGGGCATGTGTGACCACGAAGCGCACCCCGCGTAG
- a CDS encoding SPFH domain-containing protein — MSSTIWSVVLVLAGVSAIVYSRRVARTAAAADSEFQARKADEADRRYLDRDLIEQGEALVRALQNKRVASRIFLGIGSLTTVLGLLILTSSCVTVVSTKNIGVVTTFGKPSRYLDNGVHLKLPWQNVTELDGAIQTQNYVDEGDKKEAITARLGNNSTARVDATVVWRIKPEAAPSLFQDYRGFDNIRDNLVTREFTAALNDTLASYNPLALPGEGDGAQNAKNAQTVLDKLRIKVGDRVEVLGVNIPVIHFDARTQDSINQRMTEINNTQVAQQRQKTAEAEAQANRILADSVRDPNVLASKCLDIVREKGGSVLGCIPLGGSVIANPK; from the coding sequence ATGAGTTCCACAATCTGGTCGGTCGTCCTCGTCCTGGCAGGCGTCTCGGCGATCGTCTACAGCCGACGAGTGGCTCGCACGGCCGCCGCAGCCGACTCCGAGTTCCAGGCACGGAAGGCCGACGAAGCGGATCGGAGGTACCTCGACAGGGACCTCATCGAGCAGGGCGAGGCGCTCGTGCGTGCGCTGCAGAACAAGCGGGTCGCTTCGAGGATCTTCCTCGGAATCGGTTCGCTGACGACCGTGCTGGGTCTGCTGATCCTCACCTCGTCCTGCGTGACGGTGGTCAGCACGAAGAACATCGGTGTTGTCACCACCTTCGGCAAGCCCAGCCGGTACCTCGACAACGGCGTCCACCTCAAGCTCCCGTGGCAGAACGTCACCGAGCTCGACGGCGCCATCCAGACGCAGAACTACGTCGACGAGGGCGACAAGAAGGAAGCGATCACCGCTCGACTCGGCAACAACTCAACCGCCCGCGTCGACGCCACCGTCGTCTGGCGTATCAAGCCCGAGGCGGCGCCGAGCCTCTTCCAGGACTACCGCGGCTTCGACAACATCCGCGACAACCTCGTCACGCGCGAATTCACCGCCGCCCTGAACGACACCCTGGCCAGCTACAACCCGCTCGCGCTTCCGGGCGAGGGCGACGGAGCACAGAACGCGAAGAACGCCCAGACCGTCCTCGACAAGCTCCGCATCAAGGTCGGAGACCGCGTCGAGGTGCTCGGCGTGAACATCCCGGTGATCCACTTCGATGCCCGCACTCAGGACTCGATCAACCAGCGCATGACCGAGATCAATAACACGCAGGTCGCACAGCAGCGGCAGAAGACCGCCGAGGCCGAAGCTCAGGCCAACCGCATCCTGGCCGACTCGGTGCGAGATCCGAACGTGCTCGCTAGCAAGTGCCTCGACATCGTCCGCGAGAAGGGCGGGTCCGTTCTCGGATGCATCCCGCTCGGCGGCAGCGTGATCGCCAACCCGAAGTAG